Proteins encoded together in one Thamnophis elegans isolate rThaEle1 chromosome 10, rThaEle1.pri, whole genome shotgun sequence window:
- the PPP1R2 gene encoding protein phosphatase inhibitor 2, with amino-acid sequence MEARGSAGGGRPVKGILKNRSDSGSGSAGRGLADTEALSQASPLPPAAPLLQAQQPSTESPGEEQGKKTQKWDEMNILATYHPPGKDYGLMKIDEPSTPYHSLKEEDAGSDAEDSSGPTADVLAEKLAAAAQGQGPKILARQDYSSDEEEEDDEVDLTPEELEKKRQFEMKRKMHYNEAQNIKLARQLIAKEMHGEAATEEEDCEEDEEEDEDNEDDMQDECKTDTESVPAPGDPLENIEHSLEEVCSGL; translated from the exons ATGGAGGCGAGGGGCTCGGCGGGCGGCGGGAGGCCCGTGAAGGGCATCCTCAAGAACCGCTCCGACAGCGGCTCAGGGAGCGCGGGGCGGGGCCTGGCCGACACCGAGGCTCTCTCGCAGGCCTCGCCGCTGCCGCCCGCCGCGCCGCTCCTGCAAGCGCAGCAGCCGAGCACCGAGAGCCCCGGCGAGGAACAAGG GAAGAAGACGCAGAAGTGGGACGAGATGAACATCCTGGCCACCTACCACCCGCCCGGCAAGGACTACGGCCTCATGAAGATCGACGAGCCCAGCACCCCCTACCACAG CCTGAAGGAGGAGGACGCCGGCAGCGACGCCGAGGACAGCTCGGGGCCCACGGCGGACGTCCTGGCCGAAAA GTTGGCAGCTGCTGCGCAAGGGCAGGGCCCCAAAATCCTGGCAAGGCAGGATTACAGCAGtgacgaagaggaggaggatgacgagGTAGACCTGACTCCGGAAGaattgg AGAAAAAAAGGCAGTTTGAAATGAAGAGGAAAATGCATTACAACGAAGCACAGAACATCAAGCTGGCCAGGCAGCTGATCGCAAAGGAAATGCACGGTGAGGCTGCCACTGAGGAGGAAGATtgtgaggaggatgaggaagaagacGAGGACAATGAGGATGACATGCAGGATGAGTGTAAAACAGACACAGAATCAG TACCTGCTCCTGGCGACCCGCTTGAGAACATTGAACACAGCCTTGAAGAAGTCTGCTCAGGACTGTAA